In one Acidobacteriota bacterium genomic region, the following are encoded:
- a CDS encoding DUF433 domain-containing protein, with translation MTLVLDEKEIESLPITVDPEIVSGTPVFTGTRVPIDALITNLEAGLTLDEFLDNFPSVTREQALQVHRQTSQSPA, from the coding sequence ATGACACTCGTGCTTGACGAAAAAGAAATCGAAAGCCTTCCAATAACCGTCGATCCTGAAATCGTTAGCGGCACTCCGGTGTTTACTGGCACTCGCGTTCCCATCGACGCTCTGATCACTAATCTTGAAGCCGGTCTCACGCTCGATGAGTTTCTCGACAACTTTCCGAGCGTGACCCGCGAGCAGGCGCTCCAAGTCCATCGCCAAACATCTCAGTCACCCGCTTAG
- a CDS encoding tetratricopeptide repeat protein — protein sequence MRKRIYSTIAITIALASLAVATFVVAQKSAQRKRVAHKPSPAQRAAKRRPAANRNTTAITGPARPADPNRAPQKLVDDALYTNEEFFGSQSSVARPYAIALQRIDALLARYPKDPRLHLYAARLSERTGQFDRAITEMRGYADLRGRSRDALRRLAGFYDHRARFADEVRTLQELARASAASERTAIYKRAAELVRTRSLKEFKPADFFAELVAADPSNIQPIKDYVEELQLAKQYREALAVLASYQPRFPSELAYFLRSRSQILETTGDRRGAEEVYAPVFDPNWPRALAGDYYELLRRFGRYRIVRRALQERVRAGATDLDTVTRLFSVYTYEGGYEQAARLLLELEDRRAGKKSPAGAQPQTGAVASSSWTPRELETVAGMFASVGHYDQASRYLYTFYLVGGLEPGTSSREEALYRLFKVMLDAAGTPTRVGGGDLSFYRDIAEVDQNPGFLNGVLSLVLSGTSPSQEFATEEKAAAGYFNRAFAYRIFTSFKQEYAQSTHLPEMYLGTVNVFASLLEHKLAIEAGREFQRLYPESPRYAEVSLRIADSYVALKDRANERAVLSELLDRLARNQPKGIPLVAVSPKHWSYGITPQIENLIDKIKYNAEAYSDTYDPTDDKAATDESEDSETESEVTDVEPRPAENEARRGPAYSSVLERYVSSLAAEDKKTETVAFFWGEIKKHPKEEGLYERFLRWLGQAQLINDQLKAYDSAIKQFDSNTWYHRLARWYVRQKRGKDLTRYSRQLISVFDEDEITDYLLRFAGYGATAAGDAMNWDERLAFDLYSFARTRFPRNVFFVRGMLSYQEKNDRAQWEKLSTEYYFADRSIREAYLAWLSKQGQLRERCNKARTNGGAGVLTTYKIFGADAALWISHHDEALDAYRQLVALYPGEPQYADRLADLTRSFGQQSDKLFEESARAFAQMADIYPSDHSYRIKAGEVYAQLGDFKRAAEQWDKLIQIEPGERNTYLEVATVFWDYYQFDQAIRVFKELRNATGEQTIYAYRMGAVYEAKGSMDSAIAEYVKVLSEPGEGRDTVAKRLAQLSKRTGLAEKIVAAYERARSANPADWQLIIGYANYQAEREQQADALAMLRTEVARSSDVAFLESVRDLFRAILRPEDEQQVITRLMTVARDEREAMMYRLQLASFLERHGQVDAAIALIDKLAGDYPTNVGVVEESAQFYWRAGLLDKSLDLYKRTLARALGTNRRSFALLLARRQVDANKLAEAEATLRAFYNENRFDTEVFGELARTLGAENKLNELAALYQEAFKEAREAGLGGEETRARVADLRAGMIRALDSLGKYQEAVDQHIEVINSFPEDTDRLAAAIEYAEQHSLIERLVGYYEKLSKESNKNYRWQLVLGRIYERRGNLAGAAEQYRIAVLNEPQRSELRFTLASVLTRQRRYDEAIATLREGWTLAGRDPQWLIEVARIQVQQGQRDEAVKTIRQALAAKKNATSEAQTNIAAQLAAWGLNGEAVRIYEQVFAELPKKLESDEYVPSASFAGYVKALIRSEPPAGAYQKLERLRAQFFAIAENTQEYKAKSIVEAIDRAMRSDFGKGVIEYAAADETPALASALQASIAKLTTYSDAAALQRYLGIARGAALVEVEEQIQIRLKDAAFEARPKNSRTVTAQDTAYYGELRATVAFYGRHAAYGRAAELLTAEFRRDPYKNRFDYQNQIATQYRLAGDRDREVEWLRAAYAGASGDLTTNYTDWVDRYLSLLHASSQRSELQRLASTYSAYQLQLINFLVEKNEKLLALDAIASAKQSPAWVQQRSGEVGLFLKDTSPENEPFFKEALDIKPIGQMLGRRIEGGRALVGSDWFAGSRNYGYWLGLVGREIDSRKFVAGEIEGHPSSERAQLELAAYYLDRKNTARASDHVALASELAPGERDVAVMRGAVALASRDHKGALDAWGAIMSGRVTIADAQAYLKVMADNGFLLEALPRLENFLVSFVNRASRDRRAPDRIEAIKPLVREIADRARQDSKTANDVATFFHNAINGMPGDMVIGRMLIEESLLPENTLAGIYRTMHQRISDLASSVLGTPAYENGFYSGTEYVYPARELATWRKRLADYLIRTRSFDEARLLIATIKREVSDLSIALEGDEEGSTPASRYYWLPLASALIELRGGRDAAKAITELRRYCGLEKTEDGRQKAEGSQDETGLHERCSRAYVLLLAEGREQDADALLYDAYTRQVRSRYSDDAVLAGLAEIEARRGRGDETSRLLKLLVERSTENARALQLAAETAARTGRYGDAIEFREQIARANPDNATNKLELARAIAASGRAVDAVDRIISLIGERATPNTVRAQAAEVLGELVRADRSLASRGASSLDQRGRSDAAAMLARAAVYEAAGNREEARAALASVNAGPLAAVAQMKIGLIAAAAGRDAEAVTSFERALYLDADGEITEAIAFRAPGPRAQLIILYGKNGRDLAAIRLAEGEQSGSQPSISSAVRRALSSGAGRREAQASVSFEPSLEIARSRMAGLKTLAEMNESIASRLVGELLASLVESAAKLGEYDRAMAIERLRAADAVKPEEKTAIEKRLAEIMAAEKARQLRLALLTRINRSNATESIYAMRVLGKE from the coding sequence ATGCGCAAACGTATCTATTCAACAATCGCAATAACGATCGCGCTAGCGTCCCTCGCTGTTGCCACGTTCGTCGTAGCGCAGAAGTCCGCCCAACGAAAACGAGTGGCGCACAAGCCGTCGCCTGCACAACGTGCTGCCAAACGAAGACCTGCTGCTAACCGCAATACTACTGCGATCACCGGGCCGGCCCGGCCTGCTGATCCCAATCGCGCGCCGCAGAAGCTTGTAGACGATGCGTTGTACACCAACGAAGAGTTCTTCGGAAGTCAGTCATCCGTCGCCAGGCCTTACGCAATCGCGCTTCAACGAATCGATGCGCTGCTTGCCAGGTATCCGAAAGACCCGAGGCTCCATCTGTACGCCGCGAGGCTTTCGGAACGAACCGGACAGTTTGATAGGGCTATCACCGAGATGCGCGGGTACGCGGACCTGAGAGGACGCTCGCGAGATGCGCTTCGAAGGCTGGCTGGTTTCTATGATCACCGCGCGCGGTTCGCCGATGAAGTGAGAACGCTTCAGGAATTAGCCAGGGCATCAGCAGCCAGCGAGCGAACGGCGATCTACAAGCGGGCTGCGGAGCTGGTTCGCACGCGGTCATTGAAAGAGTTCAAGCCGGCTGATTTCTTCGCCGAACTGGTAGCCGCCGATCCTTCGAACATTCAGCCGATCAAAGACTACGTTGAAGAACTCCAGCTTGCGAAGCAGTACAGAGAAGCGCTAGCGGTGCTGGCTTCATACCAGCCGAGGTTTCCCTCTGAGCTTGCTTATTTTCTGCGGAGCCGTTCCCAGATTCTCGAGACGACCGGCGACCGCCGCGGCGCCGAAGAAGTCTACGCGCCGGTGTTTGATCCGAACTGGCCGCGAGCGCTTGCGGGTGATTACTACGAACTGTTACGGCGCTTTGGCCGCTATCGAATCGTTCGCCGCGCGCTCCAGGAACGCGTTAGAGCGGGCGCGACTGATCTTGATACCGTAACCCGGTTGTTCAGCGTATACACCTACGAAGGCGGCTACGAGCAAGCCGCGCGGTTGCTGCTCGAGCTTGAAGACCGGCGCGCCGGCAAGAAGTCGCCGGCAGGCGCTCAGCCACAAACCGGCGCTGTTGCTTCTTCGTCGTGGACTCCGCGCGAGCTTGAAACGGTAGCCGGGATGTTCGCCTCGGTAGGGCACTACGATCAGGCGTCGCGGTACCTGTACACGTTCTATCTGGTCGGCGGTCTTGAACCCGGAACTTCATCGCGCGAGGAAGCGCTATACCGTTTGTTCAAAGTGATGCTCGACGCTGCGGGCACTCCAACCCGCGTGGGCGGTGGGGACCTCTCGTTCTACCGCGACATCGCTGAAGTCGATCAAAATCCCGGCTTCTTGAACGGCGTGCTGTCGCTTGTACTTTCGGGCACGAGTCCATCTCAAGAGTTCGCCACCGAAGAGAAAGCCGCCGCCGGTTACTTCAACCGCGCATTCGCCTATCGCATCTTCACCTCGTTCAAGCAGGAATATGCCCAATCGACACACCTGCCTGAGATGTATCTCGGGACGGTCAACGTGTTCGCGTCGCTTCTGGAGCACAAGCTGGCCATTGAAGCAGGCCGCGAGTTTCAAAGGCTCTATCCTGAGTCGCCTCGCTATGCGGAGGTCTCGCTTCGGATCGCGGATTCTTACGTAGCGCTGAAGGACCGAGCGAATGAGCGCGCGGTGCTTAGTGAATTGCTCGATCGCTTAGCGCGCAATCAACCGAAAGGCATTCCGCTGGTCGCCGTTTCGCCCAAGCATTGGAGCTACGGCATCACGCCCCAGATCGAAAACCTCATCGACAAGATCAAGTACAACGCCGAAGCCTACAGCGATACCTACGACCCGACCGACGACAAGGCCGCGACTGACGAGAGTGAGGACAGCGAGACCGAATCCGAAGTGACCGACGTCGAGCCGCGGCCCGCTGAGAACGAAGCCAGACGGGGGCCGGCTTACAGCAGCGTGCTCGAGCGGTACGTGTCGTCGCTTGCGGCTGAAGACAAGAAGACCGAGACCGTCGCGTTCTTCTGGGGTGAGATCAAGAAGCACCCGAAGGAAGAAGGTCTGTACGAGCGCTTCCTGCGATGGCTGGGCCAGGCTCAATTGATCAACGACCAGTTGAAGGCTTACGACTCGGCGATCAAGCAGTTCGATTCGAACACCTGGTATCACCGGCTGGCTCGCTGGTACGTGCGGCAGAAACGCGGGAAAGATCTTACGAGGTATTCAAGGCAGTTGATTTCGGTTTTCGATGAAGACGAAATCACGGATTACCTGCTGCGCTTCGCCGGCTACGGCGCGACGGCGGCCGGTGACGCGATGAATTGGGATGAGCGATTGGCCTTTGATTTGTACAGCTTTGCTCGCACGCGTTTCCCGAGGAATGTGTTCTTTGTGCGGGGCATGCTGAGTTATCAAGAGAAGAATGATCGCGCGCAGTGGGAGAAGCTTTCGACGGAATACTATTTCGCGGACCGGTCGATTCGAGAGGCATACCTCGCGTGGCTGTCGAAGCAGGGACAACTCCGGGAGCGGTGCAACAAGGCTCGCACAAACGGGGGCGCTGGAGTCCTGACCACGTACAAGATTTTCGGCGCCGACGCCGCGCTGTGGATTTCGCATCACGACGAAGCGCTCGATGCGTATCGACAACTGGTCGCGCTTTATCCAGGTGAGCCGCAGTATGCTGACCGGCTTGCCGACCTGACTCGTTCATTCGGACAGCAGTCGGACAAGCTCTTCGAGGAATCGGCCCGAGCTTTTGCGCAGATGGCGGATATCTATCCGTCCGATCATTCCTATCGAATCAAAGCGGGCGAGGTCTACGCTCAGCTCGGCGATTTCAAACGGGCAGCCGAGCAGTGGGACAAGCTGATTCAGATCGAGCCCGGCGAGCGGAACACCTATTTGGAAGTCGCCACCGTCTTCTGGGACTACTATCAATTCGATCAAGCCATTCGCGTGTTCAAAGAGCTGCGCAACGCGACAGGCGAGCAAACCATTTACGCGTATCGAATGGGCGCGGTCTACGAAGCCAAAGGCTCCATGGATTCGGCTATCGCAGAGTACGTCAAGGTCCTGTCTGAACCCGGCGAGGGCCGCGATACCGTGGCAAAGCGACTCGCTCAGCTTTCAAAGCGAACGGGTCTGGCTGAAAAGATCGTAGCGGCGTATGAGCGGGCTCGTTCGGCCAATCCAGCCGACTGGCAGTTAATAATCGGGTACGCAAACTACCAGGCCGAGCGCGAACAGCAAGCCGATGCGCTTGCGATGCTTCGCACCGAGGTCGCGAGATCGAGCGATGTCGCGTTCCTCGAATCGGTGCGTGATCTGTTCCGCGCGATACTTCGGCCGGAGGACGAGCAGCAAGTTATTACCCGGCTCATGACCGTAGCGCGCGACGAGCGCGAAGCGATGATGTATCGATTGCAACTCGCTTCATTCCTCGAACGTCACGGCCAGGTCGATGCCGCGATTGCGCTCATCGATAAGCTGGCCGGCGATTATCCGACGAACGTCGGGGTTGTTGAAGAGTCGGCGCAGTTCTATTGGCGCGCGGGGCTGCTCGACAAATCGCTCGATCTGTACAAGCGGACTCTGGCTCGCGCGCTCGGGACGAATCGGCGCAGCTTCGCGCTGCTGCTGGCGCGCAGACAAGTGGACGCGAACAAGCTCGCGGAGGCGGAGGCAACGTTGCGCGCGTTCTACAACGAGAACCGCTTCGATACCGAGGTGTTCGGCGAGCTGGCGCGAACGCTTGGAGCTGAAAACAAGCTCAACGAGCTTGCCGCGCTTTATCAGGAAGCCTTCAAGGAGGCTCGCGAAGCCGGTTTGGGGGGAGAGGAGACTCGGGCGCGGGTGGCCGACCTTCGCGCCGGGATGATCCGCGCGCTGGACTCGCTTGGCAAGTATCAAGAGGCGGTCGATCAGCACATCGAGGTCATCAACAGCTTTCCCGAAGACACGGACCGGCTCGCGGCCGCGATTGAGTATGCGGAGCAACACAGCTTGATCGAACGGCTCGTCGGTTACTACGAGAAGTTGTCGAAGGAGTCGAACAAGAATTATCGCTGGCAATTGGTGCTTGGCCGAATCTACGAGCGGAGAGGAAATCTCGCCGGCGCGGCAGAGCAATATCGAATAGCGGTGTTAAACGAGCCTCAGCGGTCGGAGCTACGCTTCACGCTGGCGTCGGTGCTAACCCGCCAGCGCCGCTACGATGAAGCGATCGCCACGCTGCGCGAAGGCTGGACGCTTGCCGGCCGCGATCCGCAATGGTTGATCGAGGTCGCCCGGATTCAGGTCCAACAAGGCCAGCGCGACGAAGCAGTGAAGACGATTCGTCAGGCGCTGGCAGCGAAGAAGAACGCGACTTCCGAGGCTCAAACCAACATAGCGGCTCAACTGGCGGCGTGGGGATTGAACGGCGAGGCTGTGCGGATATACGAGCAGGTCTTCGCCGAGTTGCCAAAGAAGCTCGAAAGCGACGAGTACGTCCCGAGCGCGAGCTTTGCCGGCTACGTTAAGGCGCTGATTCGCAGCGAGCCGCCCGCCGGGGCGTATCAAAAGCTCGAACGGTTGCGCGCGCAGTTCTTCGCGATTGCCGAGAACACTCAGGAATACAAAGCGAAAAGCATCGTCGAAGCTATCGATCGAGCGATGCGCAGCGACTTCGGCAAAGGTGTGATTGAATACGCGGCTGCCGATGAGACGCCGGCGCTCGCGTCAGCGCTTCAAGCCTCGATCGCGAAGCTGACCACGTACTCCGACGCCGCGGCGCTGCAACGTTATCTTGGAATCGCGCGGGGCGCAGCTCTGGTCGAAGTCGAAGAGCAGATCCAGATTCGGCTAAAGGATGCGGCGTTCGAAGCGCGGCCAAAGAACTCGCGGACGGTCACGGCGCAAGACACCGCTTATTACGGCGAGCTTCGAGCGACCGTCGCCTTCTACGGCCGCCACGCTGCGTACGGGCGCGCGGCCGAGCTGCTTACGGCCGAGTTCAGACGCGATCCATACAAGAATCGCTTCGACTATCAGAACCAGATCGCGACTCAATACCGGCTCGCCGGGGATCGCGATCGCGAGGTCGAGTGGCTGCGTGCGGCGTATGCCGGCGCGAGCGGCGATTTGACGACTAACTACACCGACTGGGTCGACCGTTATCTTTCGCTGCTGCACGCGTCTAGTCAACGAAGCGAGCTTCAGCGGCTGGCTTCGACCTACAGCGCATATCAACTGCAGCTCATCAATTTCCTGGTCGAGAAGAACGAAAAGCTGCTGGCGCTGGATGCGATCGCGAGCGCCAAACAATCGCCTGCGTGGGTGCAGCAACGCAGCGGTGAGGTCGGGCTGTTCCTGAAGGACACGTCGCCGGAGAACGAACCATTTTTCAAAGAGGCGCTCGACATCAAGCCCATCGGGCAGATGCTCGGACGGCGAATCGAGGGAGGCCGCGCTCTGGTTGGAAGCGACTGGTTCGCCGGGTCGCGGAATTACGGGTATTGGCTTGGACTGGTGGGCCGCGAGATCGACAGCCGCAAATTTGTTGCCGGTGAGATTGAAGGTCATCCATCAAGCGAGCGCGCTCAGTTGGAACTCGCTGCGTATTATCTCGACCGGAAGAACACCGCCCGCGCGTCCGATCACGTTGCGCTGGCGAGTGAGCTTGCGCCCGGCGAGAGAGATGTTGCGGTGATGCGCGGAGCAGTTGCGCTTGCGAGCCGCGACCACAAAGGCGCGCTCGACGCGTGGGGCGCGATTATGAGCGGCCGTGTGACGATTGCCGATGCGCAGGCTTACTTGAAGGTGATGGCCGACAACGGTTTCTTGCTCGAAGCGCTGCCGCGACTGGAGAATTTCCTCGTCTCTTTCGTCAATCGTGCGTCGCGGGACAGGCGGGCGCCGGATCGAATAGAAGCCATCAAGCCGCTCGTTCGCGAGATCGCCGATCGCGCGCGCCAAGATTCGAAGACTGCGAACGACGTGGCCACGTTCTTCCACAACGCGATCAACGGCATGCCCGGCGACATGGTTATCGGGCGCATGCTGATTGAAGAGAGCCTGCTCCCGGAGAACACACTCGCCGGCATCTACCGCACAATGCATCAGCGAATTTCCGACCTCGCGTCATCGGTGTTAGGCACCCCGGCATACGAAAATGGATTCTACAGCGGAACCGAGTACGTCTACCCCGCGCGCGAGCTTGCTACCTGGCGGAAACGACTGGCCGACTACCTGATTCGCACGCGCTCTTTTGATGAAGCGCGGCTGTTGATCGCGACTATCAAGCGCGAAGTGAGTGACCTGTCGATCGCGCTCGAGGGCGACGAAGAAGGCTCTACGCCGGCCAGCCGATACTATTGGTTGCCGCTTGCCTCGGCATTGATCGAGCTTCGCGGCGGACGCGACGCGGCTAAGGCAATCACGGAGCTGCGTCGTTACTGCGGGCTCGAGAAGACAGAAGACGGAAGGCAGAAGGCGGAAGGCAGTCAGGACGAAACCGGTTTGCACGAGCGTTGTTCGAGGGCTTATGTGCTCTTGTTGGCCGAGGGCCGCGAACAAGACGCGGACGCCTTGCTCTACGACGCTTACACCAGGCAAGTGCGGTCTCGGTACTCGGATGACGCGGTCCTTGCCGGGTTGGCGGAGATCGAAGCGCGCCGTGGCCGCGGCGACGAAACTTCACGGTTGTTGAAGCTTCTTGTTGAGCGTTCAACCGAAAACGCGAGGGCTTTGCAGCTCGCAGCGGAGACCGCCGCTCGAACGGGGCGCTACGGCGACGCGATTGAGTTTCGCGAGCAGATCGCGCGCGCCAATCCTGACAACGCGACAAACAAGCTCGAGCTTGCGCGCGCGATCGCGGCGTCCGGCCGAGCTGTCGACGCGGTCGATCGGATCATCTCGTTGATCGGGGAGCGAGCTACACCCAACACCGTGCGCGCCCAGGCGGCGGAGGTGCTCGGCGAGTTGGTGAGAGCGGATCGTTCGCTTGCGTCGCGCGGCGCTTCCTCGCTCGATCAGCGTGGCCGGAGCGATGCGGCCGCAATGCTGGCGCGGGCGGCCGTGTATGAAGCGGCGGGCAATCGTGAAGAAGCTCGCGCGGCGCTTGCGAGTGTGAATGCCGGACCGCTTGCGGCGGTCGCGCAGATGAAGATCGGATTGATTGCCGCTGCCGCCGGGCGCGATGCAGAAGCGGTGACCAGCTTCGAGCGAGCATTGTACCTGGACGCCGATGGCGAGATCACCGAGGCGATTGCTTTCCGGGCGCCCGGACCACGGGCGCAGTTGATCATCCTCTACGGCAAGAATGGACGCGACCTGGCGGCGATTCGTCTTGCGGAAGGCGAGCAGTCCGGTTCCCAGCCCTCGATCAGCTCGGCAGTGCGAAGAGCGCTTTCTTCGGGAGCGGGGCGCAGAGAGGCGCAGGCCAGTGTTTCATTCGAACCGTCTCTCGAGATTGCGCGATCGAGGATGGCGGGGCTTAAGACGCTCGCAGAGATGAATGAATCGATTGCGTCACGACTGGTTGGAGAGCTGTTGGCTTCGCTTGTCGAATCGGCGGCGAAGCTCGGGGAGTATGATCGGGCAATGGCGATTGAACGGTTGCGAGCCGCAGACGCGGTGAAGCCGGAAGAGAAGACGGCGATTGAGAAGCGGCTTGCGGAGATAATGGCCGCCGAAAAGGCAAGGCAATTGAGGCTCGCGTTGCTAACACGGATCAATCGCTCGAACGCGACCGAATCGATTTACGCGATGCGCGTGCTGGGAAAGGAATAG